One stretch of Bosea vaviloviae DNA includes these proteins:
- a CDS encoding acyl-CoA synthetase, which yields MTTSAYDTDLDRNPANFQPLTPVTFLERAASVFPAQAAIIHGPLRRSYAEFYARARRLASALAKHGIGKNDTVAAMLPNTPAMLECHYGVPMCGAVLNTLNTRLDAAIIAFSLDHGEAKVVIADREFSRTIKEALALCTVKPLVIDYDDPVYDGPGERVGAIEYEDFLATGDADFAWTMPSDEWDAIALNYTSGTTGDPKGVVYHHRGASLLATSNVITGSMGRHPVYLWTLPMFHCNGWCFPWTISILAGTHVCLRQVRAKAMYDALADHHVTHLCGAPIVMSTLLNARPEEQRNFSQKVAFFTAAAPPPEAVLGAMKQAGFEVTHLYGLTECYGPAVVNEWNRDWDALPASDQATLKARQGVRYPALEGLDVRDPETMEPAPHDGTTLGEVMMRGNVVMKGYLKNPTATKAAFEGGWFHTGDLGVRYADGYIQLKDRSKDIIISGGENISSIEVEDALYKHPAVQTAAVVARPDEKWGETPCAFVELKPGQSVTEAEIITWCKGLLASFKCPRTVVFVEVPKTSTGKIQKFRLREMARAL from the coding sequence ATGACCACCAGCGCCTATGACACCGACCTCGACCGCAACCCGGCGAATTTCCAGCCGCTGACGCCTGTGACCTTCCTGGAGCGCGCCGCGAGCGTCTTCCCCGCGCAGGCCGCGATCATCCACGGCCCGCTGCGCCGCAGCTATGCCGAGTTCTACGCCCGCGCGCGCCGCCTCGCCTCGGCACTTGCGAAGCACGGCATCGGCAAGAACGACACCGTCGCAGCGATGCTGCCCAACACGCCTGCCATGCTCGAATGCCATTACGGCGTGCCGATGTGCGGCGCCGTGCTCAACACGTTGAACACGAGGCTCGACGCCGCGATCATCGCCTTCTCGCTCGACCATGGTGAGGCCAAGGTCGTGATCGCCGACCGCGAATTCTCCAGGACGATCAAAGAGGCGCTGGCGCTGTGCACGGTGAAGCCGCTCGTCATCGATTATGACGACCCGGTTTATGACGGGCCCGGCGAGCGCGTCGGCGCGATCGAATACGAGGACTTCCTTGCAACCGGCGACGCCGATTTCGCCTGGACGATGCCATCGGACGAATGGGACGCGATCGCGCTGAACTACACCTCCGGCACCACCGGCGACCCCAAGGGCGTGGTCTACCATCATCGCGGCGCGAGCCTGCTCGCCACCTCGAATGTCATCACCGGCAGCATGGGCAGGCACCCGGTCTATCTCTGGACGCTGCCGATGTTCCACTGCAACGGCTGGTGCTTTCCCTGGACGATCTCGATCCTGGCCGGTACCCATGTCTGCCTGCGCCAGGTCCGCGCCAAGGCGATGTATGACGCGCTCGCCGACCACCACGTCACCCATCTTTGCGGCGCGCCGATCGTGATGTCGACGCTGCTCAATGCCCGGCCGGAGGAGCAGCGCAACTTCTCGCAAAAGGTCGCCTTCTTCACCGCCGCGGCCCCGCCGCCGGAAGCCGTGCTCGGCGCGATGAAGCAAGCCGGTTTCGAGGTCACCCATCTCTACGGTTTGACCGAATGCTACGGCCCGGCGGTCGTCAACGAATGGAACCGGGACTGGGACGCATTGCCGGCCTCCGATCAGGCGACGCTGAAGGCGCGTCAGGGCGTCCGTTACCCGGCACTGGAAGGCCTCGACGTGCGCGATCCCGAGACGATGGAGCCGGCGCCGCATGACGGCACGACGCTCGGCGAGGTGATGATGCGCGGCAATGTCGTGATGAAGGGCTATCTCAAGAACCCGACGGCGACCAAGGCGGCCTTCGAAGGCGGCTGGTTCCACACTGGCGATCTCGGCGTGCGCTATGCCGACGGCTATATCCAGCTCAAGGACCGCTCCAAGGACATCATCATCTCGGGCGGCGAGAATATCTCCTCTATCGAGGTCGAGGACGCGCTCTACAAGCACCCGGCCGTGCAGACGGCAGCCGTGGTGGCCAGGCCCGATGAGAAATGGGGCGAGACCCCTTGCGCGTTCGTCGAGCTCAAGCCGGGACAGAGCGTGACCGAGGCCGAGATCATCACCTGGTGCAAGGGCCTGCTCGCCTCGTTCAAATGCCCGCGCACCGTGGTCTTCGTCGAGGTGCCCAAGACCTCGACGGGCAAGATCCAGAAGTTCAGGTTGCGGGAGATGGCGCGCGCGCTCTGA
- a CDS encoding YidB family protein — MTALLGLLAVAGYQNRDKIAEWLGGRGQPDAGQVAGQVPAPQQGQAGAAPQGSGGLLGSLGGLLGAGGAGAMLNSGLGELVDRFKQAGQGDKADSWVQPGPNKAVAPGDLEQVLGPEALDAIARQTGLSRAELLERLARVLPEAVDRYTPDGSLSRAPA, encoded by the coding sequence ATGACCGCCCTTCTCGGACTTCTTGCCGTCGCCGGCTACCAGAACCGCGACAAGATCGCCGAATGGCTCGGCGGGCGAGGTCAGCCTGATGCCGGGCAGGTCGCCGGGCAAGTCCCTGCGCCGCAGCAGGGGCAGGCTGGAGCCGCGCCCCAGGGGAGTGGCGGCCTTCTCGGCAGTCTCGGCGGCCTGCTGGGTGCCGGCGGGGCCGGGGCTATGCTCAATAGCGGGCTCGGCGAACTCGTCGACCGCTTCAAACAGGCAGGGCAGGGCGACAAGGCCGATTCCTGGGTGCAGCCGGGTCCCAACAAGGCGGTCGCGCCGGGCGATCTGGAGCAGGTTCTCGGGCCCGAGGCTCTCGACGCGATCGCGCGTCAGACCGGGCTGTCGCGCGCGGAGCTGCTGGAACGGCTTGCGCGCGTGCTTCCGGAGGCGGTCGATCGCTACACACCCGACGGCAGCCTCAGCCGCGCCCCGGCTTAA
- a CDS encoding GlsB/YeaQ/YmgE family stress response membrane protein yields MGIVWTIIVGFIAGIVAKFIMPGPNEPSGFVLTTILGIIGAFVATYLGQSLGWYAPGQGAGLIGAIVGAIVVLLVWGMISGRNRAV; encoded by the coding sequence TTGGGTATCGTCTGGACCATCATCGTCGGTTTCATCGCCGGCATCGTCGCGAAGTTCATCATGCCGGGCCCGAACGAGCCTTCAGGCTTCGTGCTGACGACGATCCTCGGAATCATAGGGGCTTTCGTCGCGACTTATCTCGGCCAGTCGCTCGGCTGGTACGCGCCGGGCCAGGGAGCGGGGCTGATCGGCGCCATTGTCGGCGCGATCGTCGTGCTTCTGGTCTGGGGCATGATCAGCGGCCGCAACCGCGCTGTCTGA
- a CDS encoding YdcH family protein, translating into MSLQTHLVELQRKHRQLEEAIAQAVSSPSSDDLSVVELKRKKLMLKEEIERVRQTMPDRTLH; encoded by the coding sequence ATGTCGCTGCAGACCCATCTCGTCGAGCTCCAACGGAAGCATCGTCAACTCGAAGAAGCCATTGCGCAGGCCGTATCGAGCCCGTCCTCGGACGATCTCAGTGTGGTCGAGTTGAAGCGCAAGAAGCTGATGCTGAAGGAAGAGATCGAGCGGGTACGGCAGACGATGCCGGACCGAACTCTGCATTGA
- a CDS encoding sulfite exporter TauE/SafE family protein, whose amino-acid sequence MILDPAFFAAMVPAVILMGLSKGGFSGLGLLSLPLMALVVSPVQAAAIMLPLLISQDVVTVWSYRREFDRRNLATLLPGALLGILAGYLLAAKVSDAAVGLAIGLISMGFALRRMLSDGKAAAPVTQASYLAGSFWGALCGFASMIAHAGGPPFQIYVMPQRLAPAVFVGTGAIFFAMLNLIKLGPYLALGQFTTANLTASAALFPVAIVSTIAGVWLVRRVPAERFYTIIYWLLLAVGGKLVFDGVRGLHLLG is encoded by the coding sequence ATGATCCTCGATCCTGCCTTCTTCGCCGCGATGGTGCCCGCCGTCATCCTGATGGGCCTGTCGAAAGGCGGCTTCTCGGGGCTCGGCCTGTTGTCCCTGCCCTTGATGGCGCTCGTCGTCTCGCCGGTCCAGGCGGCGGCGATCATGCTGCCGCTGCTGATCTCGCAGGATGTGGTGACGGTCTGGTCCTATCGCCGCGAATTCGACCGCCGCAATCTCGCAACGCTGCTGCCCGGCGCGCTGCTGGGCATCCTCGCCGGCTATCTGCTGGCGGCAAAAGTCTCGGACGCGGCCGTGGGGCTCGCGATCGGGCTGATCTCGATGGGTTTCGCACTGCGCCGCATGCTGAGCGACGGCAAAGCGGCAGCGCCGGTGACGCAGGCGAGCTACCTCGCCGGCTCGTTCTGGGGCGCGCTCTGCGGTTTCGCCAGCATGATCGCCCATGCCGGCGGCCCGCCCTTCCAGATCTATGTCATGCCGCAGCGCCTGGCCCCTGCCGTCTTCGTCGGCACGGGCGCGATCTTCTTCGCCATGCTCAACCTGATCAAGCTCGGCCCCTATCTCGCGCTCGGGCAGTTCACCACGGCGAACCTCACCGCCTCGGCTGCGCTGTTTCCGGTCGCGATCGTCTCGACCATCGCTGGCGTCTGGCTGGTGCGCCGCGTGCCGGCCGAGCGCTTCTACACGATCATCTACTGGCTGCTGCTCGCAGTCGGGGGCAAGCTCGTCTTCGACGGCGTGCGCGGGCTGCATCTCTTGGGTTGA